A stretch of DNA from Nocardioides sp. Arc9.136:
CTCCGCTCGAGGCGAGCTGCCCGGCGGAGGCTGTCGATGGATCGGACGCGCACCCTGGAGCTGGCCGCGATCGCGGACTCTGCCCGTCCGCTCGACGAGCGTGGGCACGAGATGCTGGAGACGCTCCGCCGGGTCGTCCCGTTCGACGCCGCCTGGCTGGCCCTGGCCGAGCCGATGGGACGCGGGTACACCCCCGTGGCCAGCACCGATCTCGATGCCGGGACGCTGCAGTACCTCAACGGACCCGGCGTGAGCCACGACATCGAGGCGACCCAGACCGACCGCGCCCGCCCCCCGGCGAGCCCCTCCGACCTGCCGTACCCGGTCGACGAGCTGCCGACCTGGGCCGAGTGCTTCCTGCCGGCCGGGTTCCGCGAGGCGCTCGGGATGGCTCTGTACGAGAGGGGCCAACGCCACGTGGGCTTCCTGGTCCTCCTCTCCTGCAGGGCACAGCCGCCGTCCGCTGCCACGCGGCGCCGACTGCACCGGCTCGCACCGGTGCTGGCGCGCGGCATCGACCCCTTGCGCGGGCTGGCCGTCGCGGCACGCGTGGTGAGGGGCGCGACCGCCGGGGTCGTCCTGTGCCGCGACGGGACGACCCGACCCCTGCCCGGCCTCGAGGGTGACGCACTCCTCACCCGGGGTTCAGCCCTCATGCAGGTCGCCTGCTCCTGCGTCGGCGGGGACCAGCCCTTCGCGTCCTTCCTGTGGCCCCGGGGAGGACGTCACGCCCCCGACGGGCACGTCCGGGTGAGCGTCCTGGCCAGCGGCGAGCGTCCGTCCACGGGGTTCCTCGGGACCGTGCTGCTCTCTCCTGCCGGCGACCACCGCGGACTCACGCCACGGGAGCTGGAGGTGCTCGGCTTGCTCGTCGGCGGGTGCTCGAACCAGCAGATCGCTCGAGCGCTGGTCGTGGCACCGCGGACGGTGGCGACGCACCTCGAGCACATCCTCATCAAGCTCGCTGCAGCCACCAGGACGCTCGCCGCCGTCCGAGCAGAACGCGAGGGCCT
This window harbors:
- a CDS encoding helix-turn-helix transcriptional regulator; translation: MDRTRTLELAAIADSARPLDERGHEMLETLRRVVPFDAAWLALAEPMGRGYTPVASTDLDAGTLQYLNGPGVSHDIEATQTDRARPPASPSDLPYPVDELPTWAECFLPAGFREALGMALYERGQRHVGFLVLLSCRAQPPSAATRRRLHRLAPVLARGIDPLRGLAVAARVVRGATAGVVLCRDGTTRPLPGLEGDALLTRGSALMQVACSCVGGDQPFASFLWPRGGRHAPDGHVRVSVLASGERPSTGFLGTVLLSPAGDHRGLTPRELEVLGLLVGGCSNQQIARALVVAPRTVATHLEHILIKLAAATRTLAAVRAEREGLYVPAAPVRWTGPREE